The Mauremys mutica isolate MM-2020 ecotype Southern chromosome 1, ASM2049712v1, whole genome shotgun sequence genome has a segment encoding these proteins:
- the GXYLT1 gene encoding glucoside xylosyltransferase 1 isoform X2 — translation MLPSDVCGMNCYWEAAFRYDFMKTQPAERMHLAVVACGERLEETVTMLKSAIIFSIQPLQFHIFAEGQLHNSFKGILNGLPYQGKFNYTVYPITFPTESAAEWKKLFKPCASQRLFLPLILKDVDSLLYVDTDILFLRPVDDIWSFLKKFNSTQIAAMAPEHEEPRIGWYNRFARHPYYGITGINSGVMLMNMTRIRRKYFKNDMTTARLQWGEILMPLLKKYKLNITWGDQDLLNIMFFHNPESLFVFPCQWNYRPDHCIYGSNCKEAEEKGIFILHGNRGVYHDDKQPTFRVIYEAIKKYSFGDDLVNFLLQPLELELQKTMHTYCGRIYKVFIKQLTKSIRDIYDKRSKGS, via the exons atatgattttatgaaaactcAGCCTGCTGAGAGGATGCATCTAGCAGTGGTTGCCTGTGGTGAAAGGCTGGAGGAGACTGTTACTATGTTGAAATCAGCCATTATTTTCAGCATCCAAcctctacagtttcatatttTTGCAGAGGGCCAACTGCACAACAGCTTCAAAGGCATA CTCAATGGTTTGCCATATCAAGGAAAATTTAATTATACCGTATACCCAATAACATTTCCGACTGAGAGCGCAGCAGAATGGAAGAAACTGTTTAAACCCTGTGCTTCACAAAGGCTGTTCTTGCCA TTAATCCTCAAAGATGTGGATTCGTTACTGTATGTTGATACTGACATCCTGTTCTTGAGACCTGTTGATGATATTTGGTCTTTTCTGAAAAAATTTAATTCCACACAAATTGCTGCAATGGCACCAGAACACGAGGAACCTCGTATTGGATGGTATAATCGCTTTGCTAGACACCCATATTATGGAATAACTGGAATAAATTCTGGAGTAATGCTAATGAATATGACCCGTATAAGAAGAAAGTATTTCAAG aatgATATGACAACTGCTcggctgcagtggggagaaatTCTTATGCCATTGCttaaaaaatataaactaaaCATAACATGGGGTGATCAAGATCTGTTGAATATTATGTTTTTTCATAATCCAG AGAGCCTATTTGTCTTTCCCTGTCAATGGAATTATCGTCCTGACCACTGCATTTATGGAAGCAATTGTAAGGAAGCTGAAGAAAAAGGAATATTTATTCTTCATGGAAACAGAGGTGTTTACCATGATGATAAACAACCAACTTTTAGGGTTATATATGAAGCAATAAAAAAA TATTCCTTTGGTGATGACCTGGTTAATTTCCTGTTACAGCCCCTAGAACTGGAACTGCAGAAGACAATGCATACATACTGTGGAAGAATATACAAAGTGTTCATAAAGCAGCTAACAAAAAGCATTAGAGATATTTATGATAAAAGATCAAAGGGAAGTTGA